A single window of Pseudoalteromonas ulvae UL12 DNA harbors:
- a CDS encoding GGDEF domain-containing protein — protein sequence MLTNNSTWDLNKQQHSTVNHSAECLRKAVPLMVKYNIAVTPANYALWYTYVSGKHPNLNDKLNEALKTFGTCPPALSRELFEEFLSDKDLELYDEVALEVDNLVLNMNADIIDTLDHTKEFSHALNECNTSLTSMQTGVVSTDAILDLVGKLSEESKAMQQTASLFQTKLDIAHKEISRLRLELQKTKQDANHDALTGLLNRGSFDEDIDALCQSKNKQSQLFLTFVDIDHFKKFNDDFGHQKGDQVLKIVAKMLKDKCNLLNTVYRFGGEEFCIISQNSDSKSCEAFVESIRVAIERLAVKDSKTGKNLRKISASFGIAEYLTGSPADLIEQADRAVYIAKQQGRNRIAFYRANATH from the coding sequence CTCATGGTCAAATACAACATCGCAGTCACACCGGCTAATTATGCATTGTGGTACACCTACGTGTCGGGTAAACACCCTAACTTAAACGACAAGCTCAACGAAGCATTAAAAACTTTCGGCACGTGCCCTCCGGCATTATCTCGGGAGCTTTTTGAGGAATTTTTATCCGACAAAGATCTTGAGCTGTACGATGAAGTCGCCCTCGAAGTTGATAATCTAGTGCTAAATATGAATGCCGATATTATCGACACCTTAGATCACACTAAGGAATTTTCTCACGCGCTCAATGAGTGCAATACTAGTTTAACGAGTATGCAAACCGGCGTTGTTTCAACTGATGCCATTCTTGACTTAGTCGGCAAACTTAGTGAAGAATCAAAAGCAATGCAACAAACTGCGTCGTTATTTCAAACCAAACTCGATATTGCTCACAAAGAGATTTCTCGCCTGCGTCTCGAATTGCAAAAAACGAAACAAGATGCCAACCACGATGCATTGACGGGCTTATTAAATCGTGGCTCATTTGATGAAGATATTGACGCACTCTGCCAAAGTAAAAACAAACAAAGCCAGTTATTTTTAACCTTTGTAGATATTGATCACTTTAAAAAATTCAACGATGACTTTGGCCACCAAAAAGGCGATCAGGTGCTGAAAATTGTCGCTAAAATGCTCAAAGACAAGTGCAACCTACTCAATACGGTTTATCGGTTTGGCGGCGAAGAGTTTTGTATTATTAGTCAAAATAGCGATTCAAAAAGTTGTGAAGCATTTGTCGAATCCATTCGAGTGGCCATCGAACGACTCGCGGTAAAAGACAGTAAAACAGGCAAAAACCTGCGAAAGATTAGCGCATCATTTGGTATTGCCGAATATTTAACTGGTAGCCCAGCCGATTTAATCGAACAAGCTGATCGTGCTGTTTATATTGCCAAGCAACAAGGACGCAATCGCATTGCGTTTTATCGCGCCAATGCGACACATTAA